A genome region from Gossypium hirsutum isolate 1008001.06 chromosome A04, Gossypium_hirsutum_v2.1, whole genome shotgun sequence includes the following:
- the LOC121228104 gene encoding pentatricopeptide repeat-containing protein At2g17525, mitochondrial-like, producing the protein MDRAIEVLELMTGDNVRYPFDNFVCSSVIVGFCKIGKPEVAVRFFENCMNSGALKPNVVTYTALLSSFNLLGKFDEEINHGTVTIDAAKVGVSNWPTPKFIKKMRGFLGLSGYYMRFIRNYGMMVRSLTNLLKKNTNWNWAETEQIAFELLKQLVCQTPVLCLPNLNEEFCIDTDACG; encoded by the exons ATGGATAGAGCAATTGAGGTGTTGGAGTTGATGACAGGTGATAATGTTAGATACCCTTTTGATAATTTTGTTTGTAGTTCAGTGATTGTTGGTTTTTGTAAGATTGGGAAACCTGAAGTTGCAGTTCGGTTTTTCGAAAATTGTATGAATTCAGGAGCTTTAAAGCCTAATGTTGTTACTTATACAGCTCTTTTAAGCAGTTTTAATCTGTTGGGTAAATTTGATGAGGAAATCAATCATG GAACAGTGACTATAGATGCTGCAAAAGTAGGAGTTTCAAACTGGCCCACtcctaaatttataaaaaagatGAGGGGATTTCTTGGCTTATCTGGTTACTATATGAGATTTATAAGAAACTATGGGATGATGGTTAGATCTTTGACCAATTTACTTAAGAAGAACACTAATTGGAATTGGGCTGAAACTGAACAAATAGCTTTTGAATTGTTGAAGCAACTAGTCTGTCAGACACCAGTCTTGTGTCTACCAAACTTAAATGAGGAATTTTGTATCGACACTGATGCCTGTGGTTAA